In Anguilla rostrata isolate EN2019 chromosome 1, ASM1855537v3, whole genome shotgun sequence, a genomic segment contains:
- the ppp1r13ba gene encoding protein phosphatase 1, regulatory subunit 13Ba isoform X7, which yields MRGQVDYSKVINGNLSAEIEHINSMFQEKQQELQSAVLKVDQLTQQLEDLRRGKLNGLQTLSGQVTGTAALELRKLYQELQIRNKLNQEQNSKLQQHKDQLNKRNMEVTLMDKRIGELRDRLYKKKAEARQKENIPLNRINGTPSPQPAPGSSGRVAAVGPYIQVPVPGRQDGGYAVPPDPLKPQSLGVTAAINHARSKSESEGRGVRKPPGPWKVSDLDIIVDPLLLSPPEPRPGPGAPLGSDSVSSNDANWPTLSKAKPPDWKDSGMDAGSKLAPPGTPPTTHADKGLDSSKLAGSVPALSKALPPSYSTYPSPGLLSSAGSTSSLDRRKDSLPRSVAAGQPWHRAPPSPGSSSQQIQQRITVPPSPTFQPGSPLFSPGERTDPPLAVAVRPYMPDKGSRPQSPRKGPPTMNSSSIYHMYLQQGGPKNHPLNSKPAVKAVYGKPILPSSSTSPSPLPFLHGPASPGVQGSGEDVVDREGDPQSGSPGPREAPPSVENIPRPLSPTKLTPMAHSPLRYQSDVDLEILRKRLANAPRPLKKRSSITEPEGPSGPNIQKLLYQRFNTLAGGMEGGGVGGTPFYQPANPPDYMGGVLADLDNANVANGNPPEAPAHTAPPAELPQTNPLPVPAPSSNANDNQLPPPPTEELTPGQLVLPPDATEDANNNNPPAGPTDTMPSPIPEASHPEEEGTTPATPTSQPTVKRTNLKKPDSERTGHGLRVKFNPLALLLDASLEGEFDLVQRIIYEVENPSKPNDEGITPLHNAVCAGHHHIVKFLLDFGVNVNAADSDGWTPLHCAASCNSVHLCKLLVESGAAIFATTISDVETAADKCEEMEEGYIQCSQFLYGVQEKLGVMNKGTVYGLWDYEAQSPDELSFREGDAVTVLRRKDDSETEWWWARLNDKEGYIPRNLLGLYPRIKPRQRSLA from the exons ATGAGGGGGCAGGTGGACTACAGCAAGGTCATCAATGGCAACCTGT cgGCGGAGATCGAGCATATCAACAGCATGTTCCAGGagaagcagcaggagctgcagtcGGCCGTGCTGAAAGTAGACCAGCTCACGCAGCAGCTGGAGGACCTGCGCAGGGGCAAACTCAACGGCCTGCAGACGCTGAGCGGTCAGGTGACCGGCACGGCTGCGCTGGAGCTGCGCAAGCTCTAccaggagctgcag ATCCGTAACAAGCTGAACCAGGAGCAGAACAGCAAGCTGCAGCAGCACAAGGACCAGCTCAACAAGCGCAACATGGAGGTGACGCTGATGGACAAGCGCATCGGGGAGCTGAGGGACCGCCTCTATAAGAAAAAAGCTGAGGCACGTCAAAAAGAGAACATCCCT CTGAACAGGATCAACGGGACCCCGTCCCCCCAGCCGGCCCCCGGGAGCTCGGGCCGCGTGGCCGCCGTGGGGCCCTACATCCAGGTGCCCGTCCCGGGCCGGCAGGACGGGGGGTACGCGGTGCCCCCCGACCCCCTCAAACCGCAGTCGCTGGGAGTGACGGCCGCCATCAACCACGCCCGCTCCAAATCAG AGAGCGAGGGGCGTGGCGTCAGAAAGCCCCCTGGCCCGTGGAAGGTCTCAGATTTAGACATCATAGTGGATCCTCTGTTGCTGTCTCCCCCCGAGCCGAGACCGGGCCCCGGGGCGCCCTTGGGGTCCGACAGTGTGTCGT ccaACGATGCCAACTGGCCCACGCTCAGCAAGGCCAAGCCCCCGGACTGGAAGGACTCCGGCATGGACGCGGGAAGCAAGCTGGCCCCCCCAGgcacccccccaaccacacacgCAGACAAG GGCCTGGACTCCAGTAAGCTGGCAGGGTCAGTCCCCGCCCTGTCCAAGGCCCTGCCCCCCAGCTACAGCACCTACCCCAGCCCGGGGCTGCTGTCCTCGGCCGGCTCCACCAGCTCCCTGGACCGCCGTAAGGACAGCCTCCCCCGCTCCGTCGCGGCCGGCCAGCCCTGGCAcagggccccgccctctcccggCTCCTCCTCCCAGCAGATCCAGCAGCGCATCACGGTCCCGCCCAGCCCCACCTTCCAGCCCGGCTCCCCGCTCTTCTCCCCCGGGGAGAGGACGGACCCCCCGCTGGCCGTGGCCGTGCGCCCCTACATGCCCGACAAGGGCTCCCGGCCACAGTCCCCCCGGAAGGGCCCCCCCACCATGAACTCCAGCTCCATTTACCACATGTACCTCCAGCAGGGCGGGCCCAAGAACCACCCCCTCAACAGCAAGCCTGCTGTCAAAGCAG tctATGGGAAGCCGATCCTgccctccagctccacctctccctctcctctgcccttCCTGCACGGGCCTGCGTCTCCCGGGGTCCAGGGTTCCGGGGAGGACGTGGTGGACAGGGAGGGAGACCCCCAGAGCGGCTCCCCGGGGCCCAGGGAGGCCCCCCCCAGCGTGGAGAACATCCCGCGGCCGCTGAGCCCCACCAAGCTGACGCCCATGGCGCACTCGCCGCTGCGTTACCAGAGCGACGTGGACCTGGAGATCCTGCGCAAGAGGCTGGCCAACGCGCCGCGCCCGCTGAAGAAGCGCAGCTCCATCACCGAGCCCGAGGGCCCCAGCGGCCCCAACATCCAGAAGCTCCTGTACCAGCGCTTCAACACGCTGGCGGGGGGCATGGAGGGCGGGGGCGTGGGCGGCACGCCCTTCTACCAGCCCGCCAACCCCCCCGACTACATGGGCGGAGTCCTGGCCGACTTGGACAACGCCAACGTCGCCAACGGCAACCCGCCGGAGGCCCCCGCCCACACCGCGCCCCCGGCCGAGCTCCCCCAGACCAACCCCCTgcccgtccccgccccctcctccaacGCCAACGACAaccagctgccccccccgcccaccgaGGAGCTGACGCCCGGGCAGCTCGTCCTGCCCCCGGACGCCACGGAGGACGCGAACAACAACAACCCCCCTGCCGGGCCCACGGACACCATGCCCAGCCCAATCCCCGAGGCCAGCCATCCTGAGGAGGAGGGGACAACTCCAGCCACGCCCACCTCCCAGCCCACG GTCAAACGCACCAACCTGAAGAAGCCGGACTCAGAGCGGACGGGCCACGGGCTGCGGGTCAAGTTCAACCCGCTGGCACTGCTGCTGGACGCCTCCCTGGAGGGCGAGTTCGACCTGGTGCAGAGGATCATTTATGAG GTGGAGAACCCCAGTAAGCCCAATGACGAGGGCATCACGCCCCTGCACAACGCCGTCTGCGCTGGCCACCACCACATCGTCAAGTTCCTACTGGACTTCGGGGTCAACGTCAACGCCGCAGACAGCGACGGCTG GACGCCTCTACACTGCGCTGCGTCCTGCAACAGCGTGCACCTGTGCAAGCTGCTGGTGGAGTCGGGCGCCGCCATCTTCGCCACCACCATCAGCGACGTGGAGACGGCCGCCGACAAGTgcgaggagatggaggagggctACATCCAGTGCTCGCAGTTCCTCTACG GCGTGCAGGAGAAGCTGGGGGTGATGAACAAGGGCACGGTCTACGGCCTGTGGGACTACGAGGCGCAGAGCCCCGACGAGCTGTCCTTCAGAGAGGGCGACGCCGTCACCGTGCTGCGCCGGAAGGACGACAGCGAGACCGAGTGGTGGTGGGCGCGGCTCAACGACAAGGAGGGCTACATCCCGCGCAACCTGCTGGGG CTGTACCCCAGGATCAAGCCGCGACAGCGCTCGCTGGCATAG
- the ppp1r13ba gene encoding protein phosphatase 1, regulatory subunit 13Ba isoform X6, with amino-acid sequence MEWKHVEAVQEFTAEGQCSKIKVRSCRITWDSHQVGNPRVELTLSELQEMATRQQQQIESQQQMLVAKEQRLRYLKQQERRQQQAVSETEKLQRLKERVDNQEAKLKKIRAMRGQVDYSKVINGNLSAEIEHINSMFQEKQQELQSAVLKVDQLTQQLEDLRRGKLNGLQTLSGQVTGTAALELRKLYQELQIRNKLNQEQNSKLQQHKDQLNKRNMEVTLMDKRIGELRDRLYKKKAEARQKENIPLNRINGTPSPQPAPGSSGRVAAVGPYIQVPVPGRQDGGYAVPPDPLKPQSLGVTAAINHARSKSESEGRGVRKPPGPWKVSDLDIIVDPLLLSPPEPRPGPGAPLGSDSVSSNDANWPTLSKAKPPDWKDSGMDAGSKLAPPGTPPTTHADKGLDSSKLAGSVPALSKALPPSYSTYPSPGLLSSAGSTSSLDRRKDSLPRSVAAGQPWHRAPPSPGSSSQQIQQRITVPPSPTFQPGSPLFSPGERTDPPLAVAVRPYMPDKGSRPQSPRKGPPTMNSSSIYHMYLQQGGPKNHPLNSKPAVKAVYGKPILPSSSTSPSPLPFLHGPASPGVQGSGEDVVDREGDPQSGSPGPREAPPSVENIPRPLSPTKLTPMAHSPLRYQSDVDLEILRKRLANAPRPLKKRSSITEPEGPSGPNIQKLLYQRFNTLAGGMEGGGVGGTPFYQPANPPDYMGGVLADLDNANVANGNPPEAPAHTAPPAELPQTNPLPVPAPSSNANDNQLPPPPTEELTPGQLVLPPDATEDANNNNPPAGPTDTMPSPIPEASHPEEEGTTPATPTSQPTVKRTNLKKPDSERTGHGLRVKFNPLALLLDASLEGEFDLVQRIIYEVENPSKPNDEGITPLHNAVCAGHHHIVKFLLDFGVNVNAADSDGWTPLHCAASCNSVHLCKLLVESGAAIFATTISDVETAADKCEEMEEGYIQCSQFLYGVQEKLGVMNKGTVYGLWDYEAQSPDELSFREGDAVTVLRRKDDSETEWWWARLNDKEGYIPRNLLGLYPRIKPRQRSLA; translated from the exons ATGGAGTGGAAGCATGTAGAGGCTGTACAGGAATTTACGGCTGAAGGACAATGCAGCAAAATTAAGGTGCGATCTTGCAGAATAACATGGGACTCTCATCAG GTGGGGAATCCCCGTGTGGAGCTGACCCTGTCGGAGCTCCAGGAGATGGCCAcgcgacagcagcagcagatagAGTCCCAGCAGCAGATGCTCGTCGCCAAG GAGCAGCGGCTGCGCTATCTGaagcagcaggagaggaggcagcAGCAGGCCGTCTCCGAGACCGAGAAGCTGCAGAGGCTCAAAGAGCGCGTGGACAACCAGGAGGCCAAGCTGAAGAAGATCCGCGCCATGAGGGGGCAGGTGGACTACAGCAAGGTCATCAATGGCAACCTGT cgGCGGAGATCGAGCATATCAACAGCATGTTCCAGGagaagcagcaggagctgcagtcGGCCGTGCTGAAAGTAGACCAGCTCACGCAGCAGCTGGAGGACCTGCGCAGGGGCAAACTCAACGGCCTGCAGACGCTGAGCGGTCAGGTGACCGGCACGGCTGCGCTGGAGCTGCGCAAGCTCTAccaggagctgcag ATCCGTAACAAGCTGAACCAGGAGCAGAACAGCAAGCTGCAGCAGCACAAGGACCAGCTCAACAAGCGCAACATGGAGGTGACGCTGATGGACAAGCGCATCGGGGAGCTGAGGGACCGCCTCTATAAGAAAAAAGCTGAGGCACGTCAAAAAGAGAACATCCCT CTGAACAGGATCAACGGGACCCCGTCCCCCCAGCCGGCCCCCGGGAGCTCGGGCCGCGTGGCCGCCGTGGGGCCCTACATCCAGGTGCCCGTCCCGGGCCGGCAGGACGGGGGGTACGCGGTGCCCCCCGACCCCCTCAAACCGCAGTCGCTGGGAGTGACGGCCGCCATCAACCACGCCCGCTCCAAATCAG AGAGCGAGGGGCGTGGCGTCAGAAAGCCCCCTGGCCCGTGGAAGGTCTCAGATTTAGACATCATAGTGGATCCTCTGTTGCTGTCTCCCCCCGAGCCGAGACCGGGCCCCGGGGCGCCCTTGGGGTCCGACAGTGTGTCGT ccaACGATGCCAACTGGCCCACGCTCAGCAAGGCCAAGCCCCCGGACTGGAAGGACTCCGGCATGGACGCGGGAAGCAAGCTGGCCCCCCCAGgcacccccccaaccacacacgCAGACAAG GGCCTGGACTCCAGTAAGCTGGCAGGGTCAGTCCCCGCCCTGTCCAAGGCCCTGCCCCCCAGCTACAGCACCTACCCCAGCCCGGGGCTGCTGTCCTCGGCCGGCTCCACCAGCTCCCTGGACCGCCGTAAGGACAGCCTCCCCCGCTCCGTCGCGGCCGGCCAGCCCTGGCAcagggccccgccctctcccggCTCCTCCTCCCAGCAGATCCAGCAGCGCATCACGGTCCCGCCCAGCCCCACCTTCCAGCCCGGCTCCCCGCTCTTCTCCCCCGGGGAGAGGACGGACCCCCCGCTGGCCGTGGCCGTGCGCCCCTACATGCCCGACAAGGGCTCCCGGCCACAGTCCCCCCGGAAGGGCCCCCCCACCATGAACTCCAGCTCCATTTACCACATGTACCTCCAGCAGGGCGGGCCCAAGAACCACCCCCTCAACAGCAAGCCTGCTGTCAAAGCAG tctATGGGAAGCCGATCCTgccctccagctccacctctccctctcctctgcccttCCTGCACGGGCCTGCGTCTCCCGGGGTCCAGGGTTCCGGGGAGGACGTGGTGGACAGGGAGGGAGACCCCCAGAGCGGCTCCCCGGGGCCCAGGGAGGCCCCCCCCAGCGTGGAGAACATCCCGCGGCCGCTGAGCCCCACCAAGCTGACGCCCATGGCGCACTCGCCGCTGCGTTACCAGAGCGACGTGGACCTGGAGATCCTGCGCAAGAGGCTGGCCAACGCGCCGCGCCCGCTGAAGAAGCGCAGCTCCATCACCGAGCCCGAGGGCCCCAGCGGCCCCAACATCCAGAAGCTCCTGTACCAGCGCTTCAACACGCTGGCGGGGGGCATGGAGGGCGGGGGCGTGGGCGGCACGCCCTTCTACCAGCCCGCCAACCCCCCCGACTACATGGGCGGAGTCCTGGCCGACTTGGACAACGCCAACGTCGCCAACGGCAACCCGCCGGAGGCCCCCGCCCACACCGCGCCCCCGGCCGAGCTCCCCCAGACCAACCCCCTgcccgtccccgccccctcctccaacGCCAACGACAaccagctgccccccccgcccaccgaGGAGCTGACGCCCGGGCAGCTCGTCCTGCCCCCGGACGCCACGGAGGACGCGAACAACAACAACCCCCCTGCCGGGCCCACGGACACCATGCCCAGCCCAATCCCCGAGGCCAGCCATCCTGAGGAGGAGGGGACAACTCCAGCCACGCCCACCTCCCAGCCCACG GTCAAACGCACCAACCTGAAGAAGCCGGACTCAGAGCGGACGGGCCACGGGCTGCGGGTCAAGTTCAACCCGCTGGCACTGCTGCTGGACGCCTCCCTGGAGGGCGAGTTCGACCTGGTGCAGAGGATCATTTATGAG GTGGAGAACCCCAGTAAGCCCAATGACGAGGGCATCACGCCCCTGCACAACGCCGTCTGCGCTGGCCACCACCACATCGTCAAGTTCCTACTGGACTTCGGGGTCAACGTCAACGCCGCAGACAGCGACGGCTG GACGCCTCTACACTGCGCTGCGTCCTGCAACAGCGTGCACCTGTGCAAGCTGCTGGTGGAGTCGGGCGCCGCCATCTTCGCCACCACCATCAGCGACGTGGAGACGGCCGCCGACAAGTgcgaggagatggaggagggctACATCCAGTGCTCGCAGTTCCTCTACG GCGTGCAGGAGAAGCTGGGGGTGATGAACAAGGGCACGGTCTACGGCCTGTGGGACTACGAGGCGCAGAGCCCCGACGAGCTGTCCTTCAGAGAGGGCGACGCCGTCACCGTGCTGCGCCGGAAGGACGACAGCGAGACCGAGTGGTGGTGGGCGCGGCTCAACGACAAGGAGGGCTACATCCCGCGCAACCTGCTGGGG CTGTACCCCAGGATCAAGCCGCGACAGCGCTCGCTGGCATAG
- the sdsl gene encoding serine dehydratase-like, whose translation MSNSECFHVNTPLLESLDMSKRIGTPVYLKMDNAQPSGSFKIRGIGYLCQKVAGAGSKGVICSSGGNAGMATAYVARKLNIPATIIVPSSTPELVIHKLKSQGATVKVVGKVWDDANAEALTLAQNEGLTFVPPFDHPLVWQGHASIIREIKACLVTKPGAVVVAVGGGGLLCGVVEGLREVGWGDVPIVAMETRGANCLNEAMKAGKPVTLPDITSEAKTLGAKTVCSRAFEYCKEGNIISEVVTDSEALQAIELFLDEERVLVELACGAAIAAVYTGLIQRLQEEGRLPRRLGPLVVVVCGGSSISMAQLKHLKSKLQG comes from the exons ATGTCGAATTCCGAATGCTTTCACGTAAACACTCCGCTCCTGGAGAGTCTGGACATGTCGAAAAGGATTGGTACTCCTGTCTACCTGAAGATGGATAATGCCCAACCTTCCGGCTCTTTCAAAATTCGAGGGATAGGATACCTGTGCCAGAAG GTTGCAGGTGCTGGATCAAAAGGTGTAATCTGTTCATCAG GTGGCAATGCTGGCATGGCGACAGCCTATGTGGCAAGGAAACTCAATATCCCAGCAACCATCATTGTGCCTTCCTCCACACCTGAGCTCGTGATTCACAAACTGAAGAGCCAGGGGGCTACAGTGAAGGTGGTGGGCAAG GTGTGGGATGACGCTAACGCCGAGGCGCTAACCTTGGCTCAGAATGAGGGCCTTACCTTTGTCCCGCCATTTGACCATCCTCTAGTCTG GCAGGGACATGCCAGCATCATAAGGGAGATCAAGGCCTGTCTGGTGACCAAGCCTGGGGCCGTGGTTGTAGCAGTGGGCGGAGGAGGGCTGCTCTGCGGGGTGGTGGAGGGCCTCAGGGAGGTGGGCTGGGGCGACGTGCCcatcgttgccatggagaccagAGGTGCGAACTGTCTGAATGAAGCAATGAAAGCGGGGAAGCCAGTCACACTTCCTGACATCACCAG CGAGGCCAAAACTTTGGGGGCGAAAACCGTGTGCAGCCGAGCTTTCGAGTACTGTAAGGAAGGCAACATCATTTCAGAGGTGGTGACAGACAGCGAAGCTCTGCAGGCTATTGAACTCTTCCTGG ATGAGGAGCGCGTGCTGGTGGAGCTGGCGTGCGGCGCTGCGATAGCGGCGGTGTACACCGGCCTGATCCAGCGGCTCCAGGAGGAGGGCCGCCTGCCCCGCCGGCtgggccccctggtggtggttgtgtgtggcgGCAGCAGCATCAGCATGGCCCAGCTGAAGCACTTGAAAAGCAAGCTGCAGGGATGA